One part of the Amphiura filiformis chromosome 5, Afil_fr2py, whole genome shotgun sequence genome encodes these proteins:
- the LOC140151668 gene encoding uncharacterized protein, producing MDPSKQTSTTTTKLRSSSRVPIPTQAAKSEQQRKLKLARSTACGKVTGKTNEIKALHPSATTKDTIETLESKIKEWDQTLANLTTAHKAYVATLTEEELHDDIETWAAPIFNGFDAARKEMERRVWQLGQQDESIEPSDSISQVSSPSSKKYLSDRRSSCRSHTSLVPDVKSSDGASRVSLSSSKVSRSNSRASSRSSISLARADAAAKKAELLARAAALKKKQALDEKSLKLKQQRREQEMKRKEEQIRLERQQEEDEMKRQEEEDCLRCEQEQLEVETEIAVADARLRAFDQDEVSDLVGKMEVDDHPEKSFLRPSINPYATEFNYNTKLDAQQSVTSTWQAPTHQSKVPIWMPPEPQSAVAGHHQTTSDALEIMKQHDSLTKLLIEAQIKSSLPQRAIPVFNGDPLEYMTWLSLFTHGVEDRCTSSKDRLFYLEQFTGGEVNRLVRSFMKKEPEAAYKEAKEMIAARYGNKYKLSDAFMSRAEKLAEVKSEDVAALNSMSLFLIECQNLMLEPSYMDVLNHPRHIQMLVAKLPYKLRERWRTVTDTIQEEKKQAVTFDDLVKFVTKQARIAANPVYGNIRDAKDAEKSKPVPRATIRRRAFASAVERKDELTTTKGNSCMFCHKDNHALDSCYKLKNQPIKERLSYLKKFGLCFGCLKRATHIRKDCTNKLTCTVCKRHHPTVLHEDQSPKHPLRQADSANSKTTCGLTGAGTSGCLPAIIPVQVRAKDSGMVIKTYAFLDDGSNAVFCTLDLQRKLRTKGKTTHLTVETINQTKVTNSNRLMNLEVLDVHGDNVIPLPEVFTQTGIPASKDDVLTQENLKKWPYLHEVIIPAIEATEVGLLIGNNVPKAMEPLQVINSQGDGPFACRTSLGWVVHGVPNANSQRNVSVNRVIVHEQMDHDLINLYNHEFSERLPDDNPQRSKEDQRFLNMVSSTTSHLNKHYEIGLPLRTKVSLPNNRPLAEQRTAHLKRKLQRGEDFRNEYHAFMNDMLDKGYAEVVPEAERERSDGKVWYIPHHGVMHPQKNKLRVVFDCAASYKGRSLNNELLQGPDLTSSLVGVLLRFREHPVALMADVEAMYYQVRVPKSDRDLLRFLWWPDGDINMPLQEYRMNVHVFGATSSPACANFALRQTAEDGQNRYSQEVCDTIRSNFYVDDCLKSIADESEAIQHAHELTKLCSEGGFRLTKWMSNKRNVLESIPLTERAKEVKS from the coding sequence ATGGACCCATCAAAACAGACCAGTACCACTACCACCAAACTAAGGTCCAGTAGTCGTGTGCCCATACCCACTCAGGCTGCAAAAAGTGAACAGCAAAGAAAATTAAAGTTGGCAAGATCCACAGCATGTGGAAAGGTAACTGGAAAAACCAACGAGATTAAAGCATTGCACCCTTCCGCAACTACAAAGGACACTATAGAGACCCTGGAAAGTAAAATCAAAGAATGGGATCAAACTCTAGCCAATCTGACAACTGCACACAAAGCGTATGTTGCCACCCTTACAGAAGAAGAGCTTCATGACGACATAGAGACATGGGCAGCCCCCATATTTAATGGCTTTGACGCAGCTAGGAAAGAGATGGAAAGGCGGGTATGGCAGTTAGGACAACAGGACGAGAGTATCGAACCTAGCGACAGTATTTCACAGGTTAGTTCACCTTCCTCGAAGAAATACCTCTCTGATAGACGGAGTTCCTGCCGTAGCCATACTTCTCTGGTACCAGACGTCAAGTCAAGTGATGGTGCATCACGAGTCAGCTTGTCATCATCAAAGGTGTCGCGCTCCAATAGTCGTGCTTCATCTCGTAGCAGCATTTCACTGGCAAGAGCAGATGCTGCTGCTAAGAAGGCAGAGTTGCTAGCAAGGGCAGCAGCTTTGAAAAAGAAACAAGCTCTCGATGAAAAGTCGTTAAAGTTAAAGCAACAGCGAAGAGAGCAGGAGATGAAGAGGAAAGAGGAACAGATAAGATTAGAGAGGCAGCAAGAAGAAGATGAAATGAAGAGACAAGAAGAAGAGGATTGTTTACGATGTGAGCAGGAGCAGCTAGAAGTAGAAACGGAGATAGCTGTCGCAGATGCTCGCCTACGTGCATTTGATCAAGATGAAGTGAGTGATCTGGTAGGCAAGATGGAGGTTGACGATCACCCAGAAAAGAGCTTTCTGAGACCGTCGATAAACCCGTACGCAACTGAGTTTAATTATAACACCAAGCTGGATGCCCAACAATCTGTGACGTCAACATGGCAAGCCCCCACCCATCAGAGCAAGGTACCAATATGGATGCCCCCAGAGCCACAATCAGCTGTTGCTGGTCATCACCAAACCACATCAGATGCCTTGGAAATTATGAAACAACATGATAGCTTGACAAAGCTGCTCATCGAAGCGCAAATAAAATCTTCCTTGCctcaacgggctattccagtctTCAATGGCGACCCACTAGAGTACATGACATGGTTGTCTTTATTTACCCATGGCGTTGAAGACCGATGTACCAGCTCAAAGGATAGGCTGTTCTACCTCGAGCAATTCACCGGAGGAGAGGTGAATAGATTAGTGCGCAGCTTCATGAAGAAGGAGCCAGAAGCAGCATATAAAGAGGCTAAGGAGATGATTGCAGCACGATATGGCAATAAGTACAAGCTGTCTGACGCCTTTATGAGCAGAGCAGAAAAACTTGCTGAAGTGAAGTCTGAGGATGTGGCTGCATTAAACAGCATGTCATTGTTCCTCATCGAATGTCAAAACTTGATGCTGGAACCAAGTTATATGGACGTGTTGAACCATCCCAGACATATTCAAATGCTGGTGGCTAAGCTTCCATATAAGCTACGAGAAAGGTGGCGTACCGTCACAGACACAATACAAGAGGAAAAGAAGCAAGCGGTTACATTTGACGACCTAGTGAAATTTGTGACAAAACAAGCAAGGATAGCAGCCAATCCAGTCTATGGCAATATAAGAGATGCAAAGGATGCTGAAAAGAGTAAGCCTGTTCCAAGAGCTACAATACGAAGAAGGGCTTTTGCATCTGCGGTTGAGAGAAAGGATGAGCTGACTACTACCAAAGGAAACTCATGTATGTTTTGTCATAAGGACAATCATGCACTTGACAGCTGCTATAAACTGAAGAACCAACCGATCAAAGAAAGACTGTCTTATCTAAAGAAGTTTGGGCTATGTTTCGGATGTTTGAAACGAGCAACGCACATACGCAAGGATTGCACGAACAAGCTTACATGCACAGTGTGCAAGCGGCATCATCCTACAGTCTTACATGAAGATCAGTCACCAAAGCACCCACTACGTCAGGCAGATTCTGCGAACAGCAAAACTACATGTGGTTTAACTGGGGCCGGTACTTCTGGATGTCTCCCTGCCATAATACCAGTACAAGTAAGGGCCAAAGACTCAGGTATGGTGATAAAGACATATGCATTTTTGGATGACGGCAGCAACGCAGTGTTCTGCACACTCGATCTGCAAAGAAAACTGCGCACCAAAGGGAAGACGACACACCTTACTGTCGAAACCATCAACCAGACCAAGGTTACAAACAGCAACCGGCTGATGAACTTGGAAGTTCTCGATGTGCACGGTGACAATGTTATACCGTTGCCTGAAGTGTTCACTCAGACTGGAATTCCAGCCAGCAAGGATGACGTACTTACACAAGAGAATTTGAAGAAATGGCCATATTTACATGAAGTTATCATTCCTGCCATTGAAGCcacagaagtaggcctacttatagGTAACAACGTGCCGAAAGCGATGGAGCCATTGCAAGTCATCAACAGTCAAGGAGATGGTCCGTTTGCCTGCAGAACCTCTCTAGGATGGGTTGTACATGGCGTCCCTAACGCCAATAGCCAAAGAAATGTGTCGGTAAATAGGGTGATTGTTCATGAACAAATGGATCATGACCTCATCAACTTGTACAATCATGAGTTTAGTGAACGTCTTCCCGATGACAATCCACAAAGATCAAAGGAGGATCAAAGGTTCCTCAACATGGTTTCCAGCACCACAAGTCATCTTAACAAACATTATGAGATAGGTCTACCATTAAGAACTAAGGTGTCGCTGCCTAACAACAGACCGTTAGCAGAACAGCGCACTGCCCATCTGAAAAGGAAACTACAGAGGGGAGAAGACTTCAGAAATGAATATCATGCGTTCATGAATGACATGCTGGATAAAGGATATGCAGAGGTGGTTCCTGAAGCTGAGAGAGAAAGGTCAGATGGCAAAGTATGGTACATACCTCATCATGGTGTTATGCATCCACAGAAAAATAAACTTCGCGTCGTTTTCGACTGTGCAGCCAGCTACAAGGGTAGGTCACTGAACAATGAACTACTTCAAGGACCTGATTTGACCAGCAGTCTCGTAGGAGTTCTACTCAGATTTAGAGAGCATCCAGTAGCATTAATGGCTGATGTCGAGGCAATGTATTACCAGGTACGTGTTCCTAAGTCTGATCGTGACTTGCTGAGATTTTTGTGGTGGCCTGATGGAGACATCAACATGCCGTTGCAGGAATACAGAATGAATGTCCATGTATTTGGTGCCACTTCTTCACCAGCATGTGCTAACTTTGCTCTACGGCAAACTGCTGAGGATGGACAGAATCGATACAGTCAGGAGGTATGTGACACCATACGCAGTAACTTCTATGTGGACGATTGTCTAAAGTCTATCGCAGATGAGAGTGAAGCTATTCAGCATGCTCATGAGCTAACAAAGTTATGCAGTGAAGGTGGCTTCCGACTCACTAAATGGATGAGCAACAAAAGAAATGTGTTGGAGTCTATACCGTTGACAGAGAGAGCGAAGGAAGTCAAATCATGA